A section of the Phaseolus vulgaris cultivar G19833 chromosome 8, P. vulgaris v2.0, whole genome shotgun sequence genome encodes:
- the LOC137825539 gene encoding PI-PLC X domain-containing protein At5g67130-like, which yields MSSLLFLLLAILPLLYNMTTACSDGTCKLLDECSSDGDCEAGLYCFSCLLGFSGSRCVRSTATNQFKLTNNSLPFNKYAFLTTHNAFAIDGEPSHTGVPRLTVDNQEDTITQQLNNGVRGLMLDTYDFEGDVWLCHSFEGQCHDITAFEPAIDTLKEIEAFLSANPTEIVTIILEDYVHAPNGLTNVFTKAGLMKYWFPLASMPRNGQDWPLVSDMVAKNQRLLVFTSVKSKEQSEGIAYQWNFMVENQYGDGGRKAGSCPNRAESSPLNDKSKSLVLVNYFRTAPIKPITCEDNSGELINMIHTCYGAAGNRWANFVAVDYYKRSEGGGSFQAVDTLNGKLLCGCDDVHTCVPGSTSGACSSP from the exons ATGAGTTCTCTTCTGTTCTTGCTTCTGGCTATTCTTCCACTTCTTTACAACATGACCACTGCTTGTTCTGATGGAACATGCAAG CTTCTTGATGAGTGCTCATCCGATGGAGATTGTGAAGCCGGGCTCTACTGTTTTTCCTGTCTATTAGGGTTTTCAGGCTCTAGGTGTGTTAGATCAACTGCTACAAATCAGTTCAAGCTCACA AATAATTCTCTACCATTCAACAAATATGCATTTTTGACAACGCACAACGCTTTTGCCATTGATGGGGAGCCCTCTCACACAGGCGTGCCTCGACTAACTGTTGACAACCAGGAAGACACAATCACCCAACAGttaaat AATGGAGTGCGTGGACTGATGCTAGATACATATGATTTTGAGGGAGATGTGTGGTTATGCCATTCATTTGAAGGCCAATGTCATGACATCACAGCTTTT GAACCCGCCATAGACACACTGAAGGAAATTGAAGCTTTTCTATCAGCAAATCCAACTGAAATTGTCACAATTATTTTGGAAGATTATGTTCATGCCCCAAATGGTTTGACGAATGTCTTCACTAAAGCCGGTCTGATGAAGTATTGGTTTCCACTGGCAAGCATGCCAAGAAATGGTCAAGATTGGCCTCTAGTCAGTGATATGGTTGCCAAAAACCAAAGATTACTAGTCTTCACTTCTGTTAAGTCTAAGGAACAAAGTGAAGGCATTGCTTATCAGTGGAATTTCATGGTTGAAAATCAGT ATGGAGATGGTGGTAGGAAAGCAGGAAGCTGTCCAAACAGGGCAGAATCATCTCCTCTTAACGATAAAAGCAAATCCTTGGTGTTGGTAAACTATTTTCGAACCGCACCAATTAAACCAATCACATGTGAAGACAACTCAGGAGAACTAATTAACATGATACATACTTGTTATGGTGCTGCTGGTAACCGATGGGCTAATTTTGTTGCTGTTGATTATTACAAG AGGAGTGAAGGTGGAGGATCATTTCAAGCAGTGGACACTCTCAATGGAAAGCTATTGTGTGGATGTGATGATGTTCATACATGTGTG CCTGGATCAACATCAGGAGCTTGCTCATCACCATAG
- the LOC137824338 gene encoding receptor-like protein kinase FERONIA has protein sequence MDTSCTQTALGTILLLFLLSCLSIADVIYRPPDLFSISCGSSTNFSTPDTRNWTSDIKFLSPTHNSVDLPPLIPSIPQGPPYDHARLSHSLFTYSFPVTPGPKFLRLFFYSTSYPNFDLSKAFFSVKAGPYTLLQHFNASLHADSQNDRTQSNIFREYCINLQEGEKLNITFIPSTTDSYAFINGIEIVSMPPYLYYTSPDVDINGLPKPAGRMNPFPIENSFALETMYRLRVADRYIPPAYDTGMLRRWDVDKIYLTSPSVESFHFNNAIKLNFTKAPNYTAPDDVYRSLRNMGRSGSMNKEFNLTWQLPVDLGFTYLLMLHFCQLNPEIINLGDLTFFIYIQDRLVEEWADVLSWSDKQRGVPVVRNYTVFMPSNQDKVNLSLKMHPNPKSLCWDAQINAIELFKINDSSGNLAGPNPSPSPKTSEVPNQIPNKNSSGTRRPLILAVAGAVFVFILLSFIVVFFVIKRKHSVAIDKGSNQKDGTSRGVGSSSLPTNLCRHFSIAEIRAATNNFDKLFVVGVGGFGDVYKGYIDDGSTPVAIKRLKPGSQQGLNEFMNEIEMLSQLRHLHLVSLIGYCYESNEMILVYDFMDRGTLCDHLYGTDNPPLSWNQRLQICIGAARGLHYLHTGAKRMIIHRDVKSTNILLDEKWVAKVSDFGLSRIGPTGSSMTHVSTQVKGSVGYLDPEYYKRQRLTEKSDVYSYGVVLLEVLCGRQPLLRMVEKPQVSLVDWAKHRYEKGCLGEIVDPALKGQIAAHCLRKFGEVALSCLVEDGTQRPSMNDVVGVLEFVLQLQLQDSAHVNAVLESGREYEDSGTENMFSSTHSSVHVSDYSNSSGLNSATYGSKQSDRLFPELVFSEIKDPKGR, from the coding sequence ATGGACACAAGCTGCACACAAACTGCTTTAGGCACCATCCTCCTCCTCTTTCTGTTGTCGTGCCTTTCCATAGCAGATGTTATCTATCGTCCTCCTGATCTCTTCAGCATCAGCTGTGGCTCTTCCACCAACTTCTCCACCCCTGATACGAGGAATTGGACTTCAGACATCAAATTCCTCTCTCCAACCCATAACTCAGTAGATCTTCCTCCACTCATACCATCTATCCCACAGGGTCCTCCTTACGACCATGCTCGTCTCTCTCACTCCCTGTTCACCTATTCATTTCCTGTCACCCCAGGCCCTAAGTTCCTTCGCCTTTTCTTCTACTCCACCTCATACCCAAACTTTGATCTCTCCAAAGCCTTTTTCTCAGTCAAAGCAGGCCCATACACCCTCCTTCAACATTTCAATGCTTCCCTACATGCAGATTCTCAAAATGACCGCACTCAATCCAACATCTTCAGAGAGTATTGCATAAACCTCCAAGAAGGAGAAAAGCTCAACATCACCTTCATTCCAAGCACCACAGATTCCTATGCTTTCATCAATGGAATCGAGATTGTTTCAATGCCCCCTTATCTCTACTACACCAGTCCTGACGTGGACATCAATGGATTGCCCAAACCTGCTGGCCGCATGAACCCATTCCCCATTGAAAACAGCTTTGCTCTGGAGACAATGTACAGGTTAAGAGTTGCGGACCGATATATTCCCCCGGCATACGACACGGGTATGCTTAGGAGATGGGATgttgataaaatttatttaaccaGTCCGAGTGTagaatcttttcattttaaCAATGCAATTAAGCTGAACTTCACTAAGGCTCCTAACTACACTGCACCAGACGATGTGTACCGATCCTTGAGGAATATGGGACGTAGTGGGTCTATGAACAAGGAGTTCAACCTCACATGGCAGCTTCCGGTTGATTTGGGTTTCACCTACTTGCTAATGTTACACTTTTGCCAGCTTAACCCGGAGATTATCAATCTTGGTGATCTCACCTTCTTCATCTACATTCAGGATCGGTTGGTTGAAGAGTGGGCAGACGTCCTCAGTTGGAGCGATAAACAAAGGGGTGTACCTGTGGTTAGAAACTACACAGTTTTCATGCCCTCCAATCAGGACAAGGTAAATCTTTCACTTAAAATGCATCCTAACCCTAAAAGCTTGTGCTGGGACGCACAAATAAACGCAATTGAGCTCTTCAAAATCAACGACTCATCCGGTAATCTCGCTGGACCAAATCCATCCCCTTCTCCTAAAACCTCAGAGGTTCCTAATCAAATCCCAAATAAGAACAGCAGTGGCACCAGGAGACCCCTAATTCTCGCTGTCGCTGGTGcagtttttgttttcattttactCTCCTTTATAGTCGTTTTCTTCGTCATCAAACGCAAGCATAGTGTTGCCATCGACAAGGGTTCCAACCAAAAAGACGGAACTTCTCGCGGGGTTGGCTCATCATCGCTACCAACCAACCTCTGCCGTCACTTCTCAATCGCAGAAATCAGGGCCGCCACAAATAACTTCGATAAACTCTTCGTCGTTGGAGTGGGAGGCTTCGGCGACGTGTACAAAGGCTACATCGACGACGGCTCAACACCTGTCGCTATCAAAAGGCTTAAACCGGGTTCTCAGCAAGGTCTGAACGAGTTCATGAACGAGATCGAAATGCTCTCTCAACTTCGTCATCTCCATCTTGTTTCCCTCATCGGTTATTGCTACGAGAGCAACGAGATGATACTCGTTTACGATTTTATGGACCGTGGAACCCTCTGTGATCATCTCTACGGAACCGATAACCCTCCGCTCTCATGGAATCAAAGGCTTCAGATATGCATCGGCGCCGCACGAGGACTGCATTATCTGCATACAGGTGCGAAACGAATGATCATTCACCGTGACGTGAAGAGCACAAACATCTTGTTGGATGAAAAATGGGTGGCGAAGGTTTCAGACTTCGGGTTATCTCGAATTGGGCCCACGGGTTCTTCGATGACCCATGTGAGCACTCAGGTGAAAGGTAGTGTTGGGTATTTGGATCCGGAGTATTACAAACGACAGCGTTTGACGGAGAAGTCGGACGTGTACTCGTATGGGGTGGTGCTGTTGGAGGTATTGTGTGGGAGGCAGCCTTTGCTCCGAATGGTAGAGAAGCCACAGGTGTCACTTGTGGATTGGGCGAAGCATCGGTATGAGAAGGGGTGTCTGGGTGAGATTGTGGATCCAGCACTGAAGGGCCAGATAGCAGCTCATTGTTTGCGTAAATTTGGTGAGGTTGCGTTGAGCTGTTTGGTTGAGGATGGGACTCAGCGACCTTCTATGAACGACGTGGTTGGGGTGTTGGAGTTTGTTCTGCAGCTTCAGCTTCAGGATAGTGCCCATGTCAATGCTGTGTTGGAAAGTGGTAGGGAATACGAAGACAGTGGTACTGAGAACATGTTTAGCAGTACCCATAGTAGTGTGCATGTTTCCGACTATAGTAATAGCAGTGGCCTGAACAGTGCAACCTACGGGAGTAAGCAATCTGACAGGTTATTCCCAGAGCTTGTGTTCTCTGAGATTAAGGATCCGAAGGGACGCTGA